The sequence TGTTGTCGACGCTTtggacgcgtttggtgtgaacgtgccataaATGGATTTAAACACTTTGTTTTGCTGCTTTTtaacatttactgtatttctttgttttttggttcAAACATGCCCTTTGGATTTCTGGTCAACTTCTTCCTAAAATAATGTCAAGTTAAGACCaacattattttgtttaaaaggaaactaaatttgtaaatatgctataattttttttactgaatttaaaaaatgaataggCAGAATTTTGTAAACATTAAAAAGATGTCTACTACGGTTCATCGTGTCTTTACTCCTTTTAGAAACATAATTCTGTAATAGCTGCCTAGTAACAAACAGGATTAGTAACAAAGCTCTGGTTTTCCACTCACTGATTCAAATACAACCAACTTTGCATTCAAACTCCcttataatatacatttatatatctaAAGCTCTCAGTGACGTTATGATAATAACTGCCTCAttgtgagaaccactggctttaaatgttaaaatgcaaCAGGAGACGATCCTCTGCAGACAGAGCTGACTTTTGTTCTTACCTCATTCGGCCACCCAAAGATGGAGAATGGGAAAATTCCAGATGAGAACCAAGTGTCCAGGACATCCTCATCTGAAACAAGtataaaaagtgttgaaatctGGAGGTGAGTGAATATAAACGTTAGCATGCTTgagacaaatgaacaaatgtgAATGAAAGGTACCttgttttaaagtgattttatcAGTAGACACGTTGAAGCGCTTTGCCGCCTTCGCTCTGGCTTCTTCCTCTGATCTCCCACTCACCCAGTAATGACCGTCAATGTCCTGGAGGGTAACACATTacaaaaggaaataaatctCAGAAACAAAGACATTCACAGTCCGGATGCAAACCGCTTTCATCCCTCATCAGAAAAGCCTCCGGaacttgataataatgatagaaATCATCTCACCTCTCCTTGATTCACTGAGGGATCATCAACAGTGACGAAGTAAGCGGGGATTCTGTGCCCCCACCACAGCTGGCGAGAGATGCACCAGTCCCTGAAAGGAAGACGGATGGCTTCAGTGCAAGGCAGAACTCTGCATATTAATATTCACAATTTGCTGCTTCGTGGAGCTGAAATCGTTTGTTGGTAATTGATCagatgatgacaaaaaaaagttaccTGACAGTTAATTTATAAATCAGTTGAACATGAGTAatccttttcaaaaaaaattaaaaagagtgCAGTTTCTGCCTCTGAGAATCAGCCACACAGGACTTATAGCCAAAGACTAAAGAACTtcatcacaattattctacCATCAGTTATAGGATGCTTGAATAAACAGTTTTGCTGATAATAATTGATTTCCCTGTTGAGGTTGGAACAAAGTTTTGCAGTGACACCTTTCATTTTTGATGAATGGTTTGATtcctgctctttttttttttttataacttgtCTTTTCACTTGGTAACACTTTTTCTTGTACGTATTTCTCTGAGTACGGTAGGTAGAGTAAGGTAGAactgtaataaacacacactaaagcagtgtttttttaaccttggggtcgtgaccccacgtGGGGTCGCTTGGAAttcaaattaattgtaatttaaatgttttaattgattTCATTCTTTTCAAATTACCGGTAAACCGCCACACACAATTTCAAACAATTGTATTATACACTTTCtcaaatagaatagaataaaatttgCTTTTGCcgcaacaattaaaaaaaaaaaaagagcagacagtaagaaacaaataaataccaacataagataatagtgcaaaatgtaAGAACTGTAGGGcatacataaattaaaaattaataaatatataaatctagttcaaataaaatgctgtaTAAGAATATCTGAGTTGGTGCATCTTGTTGCTGTGTGCACTAATCCGGGCTACTTTCTATTTGTAACACATTATAACAAACaggatcaaaaactaattctagaaaaagaaaaatggcaCTGTGgcgtcgccagaaatttgtaatACAAAAAACGGGCTCACGACctaaaaaaaggttgtgaaccactgttGTAGGTCTGATCACTAACAATAAATCTCCATACAAAGAAGTTCAGATATTGACAGCATGGTGCAGTGCCAAATTGCCAACCCTGTCCTTCTCAACAGCAGGAAGTAACCATTGACTTCTGAAAGCGTAACGTCGTACACAGGTATCAGCATCAATGAAAAGAAGTTGAAGCAAGTGAAGGATTTCCAGTTTCTTTGAGGTCACACCTCAGAGAGCCTGAGCTGGATGGGAATACAGCTCACACTGTTCCAAAAGCTCAGCTTAGTCTCTTCTTCCTGCAGACTGAGACCAAACAAGCTCCATCCGGCAACACTGATAAACCCAGACTGCTGCACAATAGAGAGAGTCCTAAAAGACTGGTGTTAGTTTCCTGCTTTTAACTAAGTGGGTTAATGgatttgctcaacatcccacactGATTGCCCACAGTGGTTTGAAACCAGCAACCCTGTGGCCACGAGActgcttccttaaccattagACTACCACTGGCCCTAATAAGAAAACACTGCAGCGGGTCGATAAGACGGCTCTGTGGATTGTTGGCTCCACCACTCCAGTGTCTTCACCACATCTGCTCACATAGTTTCACATTTATTAGTTGTaggtattgttttattttagaaattTCATGACAACTTTGCAATAACAATaaagtttcttcttcttcttgtaccTGATAACATTGGTCAGTTTACGCATGCGTTtactatgtttttaaaaaacaaaacacttttttggttaaaaaaagcaaGCAAAGCTTGGTTTTCAGATTTCACAACTACCGAAGTGACAAATTTGGTGCTCCATCAATGTACGTATGTATATATGCATGAGGACTGAAGGCTTTTCAGCATGTTTTAATTTAACACTGTAAGAAAGGATGTTTTAatgagaaatgtaacaaaaagacAAAGCTTGTGGTTGTTGTACCTTAAAAGCAGAAGAAAAttaacggacaaaaaaaaaagcagggagCTACCTGATATTGTCCATCCAGTTGAACCACGTCTTGAGGTGGTGGTCGGGGATGATTTTGAGCCTTCCTTCTCGGACTGCATCAGCAGCCTGTTTGCCCATATCTGTGCAGCTCACATACCACTGAGGTTTCAGCAGTGGCTCCACAATATCCTTAGATCGACTGATAAGAGTGAAAACACAGCAGAATTTAATGCTAAAAAATACACGTCCTTAACTTGAGTGCATAAATTGATTTCACCTGCAGACTGGGACAACCATGGGGTTGTCTTTGGTCTCTTTAAACTGGCCTCTGTCCTTCAGCGCCTGCAGCACAGCTTTTCTGGCCTCAAAGCGTTTCATGCCCTAAGGGCCAGACAGAGGGGTTACACTGAGCTCACTCTGAGCGTCATACAGGAAATGATGAGACACTGTACCAGGAAAGGAGGAGGCACATTGATGAGCAGGCCACTCTCATCCAAGATGTTGATGAAGGGAAGATTGTGTCTCACTCCAACCTCGTAGTCATTGTGGTCGTGGGCAGGGGTAATTTTGACAGCGCCTGAGCACAAAATGTTGCAGTGGAATcaatgtttgttaaaaaaaaaggactatTACTTATTCTAATTGCATATAATGAACAATTATGACCAGCAGACAATGCCACTGCTTTGAATATCAATCCCTTACCAGTGCCAAAGCTCATGTCCACAAAATCATCAAAGACGATGGGCATTTTGCTGTCAGAGAAGGGGTGCAGCACCATTTTCCCCTTCAAATGCTGATATCTGGGGTCAGCAGGATGGACAGCTACAGCTGTATCGCCGAGCATAGTCTCAATACGAGTCGTGGCCACAACTACCTCCTCATCTATGGCCAATggggaaaacaaataaattaaccaGAAAAACCACCCATACGGGCACCCCCGGTTCATAACGATAACATTCAATGCTGTAACCTGACATACCTGAATCAACCACTTTGTAGGCAAATGAAACCAGAACCCCAAATTCCACTTTTTCCTTGTATCCAGGCACAGGCAGCAGAGTTCTGCCAGTGAGCTCCTTTTTATCCACCTGAACAACAAACAGCACATTTAGCCACATAATGAGATTGCTTAGCACTGTTAATGTATGCAATACCTTTCTCAACATTTGCCTTAGAAAATCAattctaaaataataaaaaaaaattgtccaaacTGTAAGTGTATCCCATCTTGAATAAACAGACTTAGCTCAACAAAGTTTCATAACATCTTATTTGGAGGTAACTTATCAACATAAATGACAAAGAATGTACAGGTGTGTACACCTTATCATCAACACCcagtttttattcaattattaaCAGAGAAAAGTAGATGGCTACATTTGGGAACTTGTGCTGTGATAGAAAAAGAAGTTAAACTAATGAGGACTGGTTGAATATTTAACCAAAAGCCTTTTAATTTAGACAGTCTTACCTCGATGTCAGAGATGGCAGAGTTAAGGGTGCAAGACCAGTTGACCAGCCTTTTACTCCTGTAGATCACTCCCTCTTCATGCAGGCGGATAAAAGCCTCTTGAACAGCGTAGGAGAGTTTCTAACGACAATAAGAGAGATGTTAATtcaggcacaaaaaaaaagagtccaTCTTTGAATTTTGTTCTGGAACAACAGAACACTTACATCGTCCATAGTAAAGCAGGCTCGGTCCCAGTCCAGGGAGGAGCCCAGTTTTCTCAGCTGGTGGTAGATGCGGTCTCCCttcctacaaaaacacaaaagaatccATGcatcttgtgtttcttctcagTGATTTGTTCTCATTCCGTCTGCTCCGTTACTGCCCTTCTACTCACTCGTTCTTCCATTTCCAGATCTCCTGAATAAAGCTGTCTCTGCCCAGATCGTGGCGGCTCAACCCCCTCTCTCTCATTAGCTTTTTCTCCACCACCACCTGGGTGGCAATGCCAGCATGGTCGCATCCCGGGTTCCACAGCGTGGTCTCACCTCGCATCCTGTGCCTGGACAAACAAAGACAATTATCAgcataaaacaaagtaaaatgtcACAAAGAAACCAGATGAACTGTAGTTACCATCTAGTCAGTGTGTCCTGAATGGCGTTGGTAAGGGCGTGGCCCAGGTGAAGAGATCCTGTCACATTAGGTGGAGGGATGCACATCATGAAGACGCCCTTAGGGTTCTCCTCACTAATGTTCCTCTGATAAAAAGGTAATAGTGGACAGAAAAGTTATTAAAGACAAACCTGAGGAGCATTTTCACCATTCTATAGGATAAACTCCCTCACCCCGTACTCCGGTTTGAAGAATCCCTGCTTCTCCCACCAGGAATACCAGGCAGCCTCCACATACTGAGGACTGTAGGAGTCA is a genomic window of Gouania willdenowi chromosome 16, fGouWil2.1, whole genome shotgun sequence containing:
- the LOC114478394 gene encoding valine--tRNA ligase-like isoform X2, producing the protein MMCIPPPNVTGSLHLGHALTNAIQDTLTRWHRMRGETTLWNPGCDHAGIATQVVVEKKLMRERGLSRHDLGRDSFIQEIWKWKNEKGDRIYHQLRKLGSSLDWDRACFTMDDKLSYAVQEAFIRLHEEGVIYRSKRLVNWSCTLNSAISDIEVDKKELTGRTLLPVPGYKEKVEFGVLVSFAYKVVDSDEEVVVATTRIETMLGDTAVAVHPADPRYQHLKGKMVLHPFSDSKMPIVFDDFVDMSFGTGAVKITPAHDHNDYEVGVRHNLPFINILDESGLLINVPPPFLGMKRFEARKAVLQALKDRGQFKETKDNPMVVPVCSRSKDIVEPLLKPQWYVSCTDMGKQAADAVREGRLKIIPDHHLKTWFNWMDNIRDWCISRQLWWGHRIPAYFVTVDDPSVNQGEDIDGHYWVSGRSEEEARAKAAKRFNVSTDKITLKQDEDVLDTWFSSGIFPFSIFGWPNENQDLNVFYPGTLLETGHDILFFWVARMVMMGLKLTGKLPFKEVYLHAVVRDAHGRKMSKSLGNVIDPLDVISGISLEGLHAQLMESNLDPLEAEKAKQGQKSDYPSGIPECGTDALRFALCAYTSQGRDINLDVNRILGYRFFCNKLWNAVKFTMKTLGDNFVPSAKAQLSGEESVSDRWILSRLSAAVSLCDAAFKAYDFPTITTSIYNFWLYELCDVYLESVKPVFSKAEDDSVSQQQAGVCRQTLYTCLEVGLRLLSPLMPFVTEELYQRLPRRQPESDPPSICITSYPEREEFCWNSEEVDRDMEFIMTVVKTIRSLRADYNLVKARADCYLQCSDSETASMVQKYSLQIETLSYSQAVVPLTSNQAVPQGCAVAIASDRCTVNLLLKGLIDVEKEVSKLKTKKSDLEKQMEKLREKMMKSDYVKKVPVKVQEQDAEKLRQSQTELEKVNEAIENFLKMM